The genomic interval CCTCGTTTTCCCCGTCCCCCGAGACGGTGGTCCTACGCGGTCCGCGCCCAGCCGGTGCCATGGCGCACGAGGGCGAGGCCGGCACAGGCGAAGGCGACGGCCGCCATCACGAACGACAGCGCGGTCAGGGGCGCGATGCCGATCACGTATCCGGCGACGTTGAGTGGCATGGATAGGATCAGCAGCCAGGCGGCCCAGGCCGGCACCACCCGGCCGCGCAGGAGGGCGACGCCCAGCAGGATCGCGCCGAGGACGTGGGCGGCGACGAAGTAGAGGATCGGGCCGTTCACCACCGCGAGCGCGTTGACCCCGTCCGCCACCCGCACCAGGGAGTCCTGGCTCACGCCCTTGGCGAAGCCGCCGAGCGCGACGACGTCGAGGTTCGGGGTGGTGTCGATCGCGATCAGCCCGGTGCCGAAGAGGACCGCGCCCCACAGACCCAGCCGGGCCGAGCGGGACACGGCGAGCAGGGCCACGCCGACCAGGCCCGGCAGGAACAGCACGGTGCCCACCGTCCACAGCCACACGGACAGCTCCGTGGCTCCTTGGTGCGCGGCGATGTCCCTGGCGATCTCCTTGCTGGAGGCGTCCGTGCCGTACGGCGCCACGAGGCCCGCCGCCGCGAACATCAGGGGGCCGAGGGTGGCCGCGATCGCGGCGAGGAGGCGGGCGGTGCCGGGCGTGGCGCTTTCCGCGGCGGCCGTGGGCGTGGGTGCCGGTGTGGTGGTCATGAGAGTCCCCCTTGGCGGTCTGCCCCCGTGCGGAGCGCCTTCCGCCAGTGAAGCGAGAACGGGTGACCGGTGACCATCCGTCAATTGTGAGGGGGTCGCGACATGTCGTATCGGTCCGTGCGGTGGCCCGGCCGGTCTCCTCGGTCTCCCCGGTCCCCTCGGTCCGTGAGGAGGCCCAGGTCGCGGCCCCGGCGCAGCAGGGCGGCGGTGTGGCCGGCCTCCAGCTTGCGGTGCAGGGAGGCGATGTACCCGCGCACGGTCGCGGGGGACAGCCGCATCAGGCGTGCCGTCTCCGTCGGCGTACGGCCGTCGTGGAGGTGGACGAGGGTGCGGTGCTCCTGCTCGGTGACGCCGAACAGCCGGGCCACGGCGCGGGCGCGGGAGAGGTCGTGGAGGAGGAGCAGGGCGGGCAGGCCGGGGGTGGCGGGAAGGTGCCGGACCTCGATGTGGCGGGCGGTGAAGGAGACCTCGGCGGTGAGGCGGGGGTCGTCGTGCAGGGTGGTGAGGAGTTCGGCGGCGACGGCGTTGAGGGGGTGGGGTCGGCCGGTGCCGTCGATGCTCGCGACTCCGCAGTCGTGGCCCTCGGCGAGGCGCAGGGCGGCGGCGGAGAGTGCGACGAGTCGCTGCCGTTCGGCCAACTGGGCTTCCAGTGCGCCGAGTTGGAGGTGGGCCAGGCCGAGCAGGTCGCGTTCACGTGCGGTGAAGTCGCGGTCGGAGCGGACCAGGGCGTAGCCGTCGACCGCGGTCGCGTTGTCGGTCCCCGCGGCTGCGACGAGATGGTGGCGCAGGCCGAAGGGGCGGAAGTCGAGGTTGTAGCAGTGGGTGCGCTGCCACTGGCGCTCACCGGCGACGTCACTGACGCGCCAGGCGCCGGGGGTGACGGTGTCCAGCATCAGGTCGGTCAGGGGATGGTCCAGGGGATGGTCGTAGATCACCATCGGGTCGGCATGGAAGGAGTCCGCGGGCACGTTGAGCGCGAACACCCCGCGCCCGTCGAGCGGCAGCCGGTAGCGCTGCCCGGCGTCAGCGGGCACGAGCCCCATCACCGCGGTCAGCGCCCGCTCCCACAACTCCTCCGGCCCGGCGGCGTCCGCCAGTTCCCGCCCCAGCTCCACCACACGACGCGCGTCCGCCCCGCTGATCTCCATGCCACTCTCCCGGCGCCGCTCTCGCCAGAGATTTCCCTTTGAGGACCTGACGTCCCCCTTGGGAAGAACCTACGGCTTCCCGCCCTTACGGGATGCGTCCCGCACGGAGTCACCGGGGTTGGGCGGAGGGTCGACGGGGGCGCGCGAAAAGCGAGTTGAGCTGGGGCGCCGGGGGCGGCGGGCGCATCCTGGGCGAACCGGGGTCCGTGCCCGGGCCGCCCGGAGGCATCACCGTCCCCGTCGAACGGCTCAGCGGCGACGCAGATCCGCCACCCGGGCCCGCTCCGCACCCTGGCCCGGGTCACCCAGGGCCGTGGCCGTGCGGAGACCTGGTCCCGCCGACGGGAGCTGGCCGCGGCGGGGGCCCGGCACCGGCACGTCCCGGCGCTGCTGCTGCCGCGCCGGGACCTGATCACCCCCCGGCGCTCCCGACGCGCCGGCGACGGCGATCTGCACCCCCTGGTCGGCGAGCGCCTGGAGTTCCGTGCCGGCCCGGTCGTCGTGGGCCGGGGGCTCGTCGGTGACCAGTCGGGTGATGAGGTCCGTGGGCACGGTCTGGAACATGGTGTCGGTGCCGAGCTTGGTGTGGTCGGCGAGGACCACGACCTCCGCGGCGGCCTGCACCAGCGCCCGGTCCACGGACGCCGACAGCATGTTGGACGTGGAAAGACCGCGCTCGGCGGTGAGCCCGCTCCCGGAGATGAAGGCCCGCGAGACCCTGAGTCCCTGGAGCGACTGTTCCGCGCCCGAACCCACCAGGGCGTAGTTGGAACCGCGCAGGGTGCCGCCGGTCATCACGACCTCCACCCGGTTGGCATGGGCGAGTGCCTGGGCCACCAGCAGGGAATTGGTCACGACGGTCAGCCCGGGAACCCGGGCGAGACGGCGTGCCAACTCCTGTGTGGTGGTGCCCGCCCCCACCACAATGGCCTCGCCTTCTTCGACGAGACCCGCGGCGAGATCGGCGATGGCCGTCTTCTCGGCGGTCGCGAGATGCGATTTCTGCGGAAAGCCGGACTCCCGCGTGAACCCGCCCGGCAATACCGCACCGCCGTGCCGGCGGTCGAGGAGTCCTTCTGCCTCCAGTGCGCGCACGTCCCGCCGTACGGTCACTTCGGAGGTCTGGACGACGCGGGCGAGCTCACGGAGCGACACGGCCCCATTGGCTCGCACCATTTCGAGGATCAATTGGCGACGTTCTGCAGCGAACACGAAACTGACAGTAACCCCAACGACCGTCTGGTTTCAGCAGTATGCGCCGAATTACCGAAGTTGTTCGCACAGTAGGACGGGGAGTGGTATAGGGCCTAATCTCCCCGCCTATGCCGCACGAATGGGCGACGACTCCCTGTGACCAGGCAGGAATCGCTTTCGGCCGTCAGGCTCCTCCGGTCTCCTTGCGCGTGTGCAACTGCCGCGCCACCTCGGCGATCGAGCCCGAAAGGGAGGGGTAAACGGTGAACGCGTTCGCGATCTGTTCGACCGTCAGATTGTTGTCGACCGCGATCGAGATGGGATGGATCAGTTCCGAGGCGCGGGGCGCCACGACGACACCGCCGACGACGATCCCGGTGCCCGGCCGGCAGAAGATCTTGACGAAGCCGTCGCGGATGCCCTGCATCTTGGCGCGCGGATTCCTGAGCAACGGCAGCTTCACGACCCGGGCGTCGATCTTGCCGGCGTCGACGTCGGACTGCGAGTACCCGACGGTGGCGATCTCGGGGTCGGTGAAGACGTTGGAGGAGACGGTCTTCAGGTTCAGCGGAGCCACCGCGTCGCCGAGGAAGTGGTACATGGCGATGCGCCCCTGCATGGCGGCCACGGAGGCCAGCGCGAACACCCCGGTCACGTCACCGGCGGCGTACACACCGGGAGCCGTCGTCCTGGACACCTTGTCGGTCCAGATGTGCCCGGACTCGCGCACCTTGACCCCGGCCTCCTCCAGCCCCATCCCCTCACTGTTGGGAATGGCACCGACGGCCATCAGGCAGTGCGAACCCGTGATGACCCGCCCGTCGGCCAGCGTGACCTCGACCCGGTCCCCGACCCGCTTGGCGGACTGGGCACGGGAGCGCGCCATGACGTTCATGCCCCGGCGCCGGAAGACGTCCTCCAGCACGGCGGCCGCGTCCGGGTCCTCGCCGGGCAGCACCCGGTCCCGGGACGAAACGAGCGTCACCTTGGACCCGAGCGCCTGGTAGGCACCGGCGAACTCGGCACCCGTGACACCGGAGCCGACCACGATGAGTTCCTCGGGCAGCTCGGTGAGGTCGTAGACCTGGGTCCAGTTGAGAATGCGCTCACCGTCGGGCTGGGCGTCGGCGAGTTCACGAGGATGCCCGCCCGTGGCGATCAGCACGGCGTCCGCGACGAGCGTCTCCTCGCTCCCGTCGACGGCCCGCACGACGACCTTCCGTGACCCGTCGAGCGCCTGCATGCCTTCGAGCCGCCCCCGCCCCCGCAGCACCCGGGCACCGGCACGCGTGACAGAAGCGGTGATGTCGTGCGACTGAGCGAGGGCCAGCCGCTTCACGCGCCGGTTGACCTTCCCCAGATCCACGCCCACCACCCGGGCGGCCTGCTCCAGAGGTGGGGTGTCATCGGCGACGATGATCCCCAACTCCTCGTACGACGAATCGAAGGTCGTCATGACCTCGGCCGTAGCGATAAGGGTCTTCGACGGCACGCAGTCGGTCAGGACCGACGCTCCGCCCAGACCGTCGCAGTCGACGACGGTCACCTCCGCGCCGAGCTGGGCGGCCACCAGGGCCGCCTCGTATCCGCCGGGTCCGCCACCGATGATCACGATCCGAGTCACGTACTCCATTGTCCCGCACGACCGGGGGTGCCACGGCCTGGGGGCCACCCCGAGACGCCACTGTTACGGGAGAGACACCGGGGAAGGCTGCCGTACCCTCGACCCATGTCGCTCTACGCCGCTTACGCCGGCAACCTCGACGCGCGGCTGATGACCCGCCGCGCCCCGCACTCGCCGATGCGCGCCACGGGGTGGCTGAACGGGTGGCGGCTCACCTTCGGGGGCGAGCACATGGGCTGGGAGGGCGCACTCGCGACGATCGTCGAGGACCCCCTGTCCCAGGTGTTCGTGGCGCTCTACGAGATCGCCCCCGCCGACGACGAGTCGATGGACCGCTGGGAAGGCGTCGGCCTGGACATCTACCGCCGCACGCGCATGCGCGTCCACACCCTGGAGGGTGAGGAGCATGCCTGGACGTACGTCCTGAACGGCTACGAGGGCGGTCTGCCCTCCGCCCGCTACCTGGGAGAGATCGCGGACGCGGCGGAGTCCGCGGGCGCCCCCCACGACTACGTCATGGAACTGCGCAAGCGCCCCTGCTGACCCGGCCGCACACGCCACCCGTGACCCGGTTGGTCGGAAACGACAAGACAACGATCGCCATCCCGTCAGCTCTGTCATCTACGCGCGTAGGCCCGGACCGGCTACCCTCGTCCGCGTGAACGCATCTCTTCTTCCGGACGACATCCAGGGCGACCCGCACGCCGCCGCCGACGCCGCCGCCGCGCGCCTGCGCGAACTGACCGGCGCCGAGACCCACGACGTCGCCCTCGTGATGGGCTCCGGCTGGGCACCGGCCGTGGATGCCCTCGGCGCCCCCGACGCCGAGTTCCAGGTCACCGAGCTGCCCGGTTTCCCGCCGCCGGCGGTGGAGGGGCACGGCGGCAAGATCCGCTCGTACCGGATCGGTGCGAAGCGGGCCCTGGTCTTCCTCGGCCGCACCCACTACTACGAGGGCCGGGGTGTCGCGGCCGTGGCCCACGGCGTGCGCACCGCGGTCGCGGCCGGCTGCAAGACCATCGTCCTCACCAACGGCTGCGGCGGCCTCCGCGAGGGCATGCGCCCCGGCCAGCCGGTCCTGATCAGCGACCACATCAACCTCACGGCGACCTCCCCGATCATCGGCGCGAACTTCGTCGACCTGACCGACCTCTACTCCCCCCGCCTGCGCGCCCTGTGCAAGGAGATCGACCCCACCCTGGAGGAGGGCGTCTACGCCCAGTTCCCCGGCCCGCACTACGAGACCCCGGCCGAGATCCGCATGGCCCGCGTCATCGGCGCGGACCTGGTGGGCATGTCGACGGTCCTCGAAGCGATCGCCGCGCGCGAGGCGGGTGCGGAGATCCTGGGCATCTCCCTGGTGACGAACCTCGCCGCGGGGATGACGGGCGAGCCGCTGAACCACGAGGAGGTCCTTCAGGCGGGCCGCGACAGCGCGACGCGCATGGGTTCGCTGCTGGCGCAGGTGCTCGGCCGGATCTGACAGAACGCGGCAGCCGGGCGCCGGGCGCCTATGGGGGTGCCGGGTTCGGTTGTGGGGCGAGTGCGGATGCGTGGGGGCTGGTCGCGCAGTTCCCCGCGGGCAGCTGCGCTGGGCTTTGAACGGGGTGCC from Streptomyces sp. CC0208 carries:
- a CDS encoding DeoR/GlpR family DNA-binding transcription regulator: MFAAERRQLILEMVRANGAVSLRELARVVQTSEVTVRRDVRALEAEGLLDRRHGGAVLPGGFTRESGFPQKSHLATAEKTAIADLAAGLVEEGEAIVVGAGTTTQELARRLARVPGLTVVTNSLLVAQALAHANRVEVVMTGGTLRGSNYALVGSGAEQSLQGLRVSRAFISGSGLTAERGLSTSNMLSASVDRALVQAAAEVVVLADHTKLGTDTMFQTVPTDLITRLVTDEPPAHDDRAGTELQALADQGVQIAVAGASGAPGGDQVPARQQQRRDVPVPGPRRGQLPSAGPGLRTATALGDPGQGAERARVADLRRR
- a CDS encoding helix-turn-helix transcriptional regulator — encoded protein: MEISGADARRVVELGRELADAAGPEELWERALTAVMGLVPADAGQRYRLPLDGRGVFALNVPADSFHADPMVIYDHPLDHPLTDLMLDTVTPGAWRVSDVAGERQWQRTHCYNLDFRPFGLRHHLVAAAGTDNATAVDGYALVRSDRDFTARERDLLGLAHLQLGALEAQLAERQRLVALSAAALRLAEGHDCGVASIDGTGRPHPLNAVAAELLTTLHDDPRLTAEVSFTARHIEVRHLPATPGLPALLLLHDLSRARAVARLFGVTEQEHRTLVHLHDGRTPTETARLMRLSPATVRGYIASLHRKLEAGHTAALLRRGRDLGLLTDRGDRGDRGDRPGHRTDRYDMSRPPHN
- a CDS encoding gamma-glutamylcyclotransferase produces the protein MSLYAAYAGNLDARLMTRRAPHSPMRATGWLNGWRLTFGGEHMGWEGALATIVEDPLSQVFVALYEIAPADDESMDRWEGVGLDIYRRTRMRVHTLEGEEHAWTYVLNGYEGGLPSARYLGEIADAAESAGAPHDYVMELRKRPC
- a CDS encoding NAD(P)H-quinone dehydrogenase, whose protein sequence is MEYVTRIVIIGGGPGGYEAALVAAQLGAEVTVVDCDGLGGASVLTDCVPSKTLIATAEVMTTFDSSYEELGIIVADDTPPLEQAARVVGVDLGKVNRRVKRLALAQSHDITASVTRAGARVLRGRGRLEGMQALDGSRKVVVRAVDGSEETLVADAVLIATGGHPRELADAQPDGERILNWTQVYDLTELPEELIVVGSGVTGAEFAGAYQALGSKVTLVSSRDRVLPGEDPDAAAVLEDVFRRRGMNVMARSRAQSAKRVGDRVEVTLADGRVITGSHCLMAVGAIPNSEGMGLEEAGVKVRESGHIWTDKVSRTTAPGVYAAGDVTGVFALASVAAMQGRIAMYHFLGDAVAPLNLKTVSSNVFTDPEIATVGYSQSDVDAGKIDARVVKLPLLRNPRAKMQGIRDGFVKIFCRPGTGIVVGGVVVAPRASELIHPISIAVDNNLTVEQIANAFTVYPSLSGSIAEVARQLHTRKETGGA
- a CDS encoding purine-nucleoside phosphorylase, which translates into the protein MNASLLPDDIQGDPHAAADAAAARLRELTGAETHDVALVMGSGWAPAVDALGAPDAEFQVTELPGFPPPAVEGHGGKIRSYRIGAKRALVFLGRTHYYEGRGVAAVAHGVRTAVAAGCKTIVLTNGCGGLREGMRPGQPVLISDHINLTATSPIIGANFVDLTDLYSPRLRALCKEIDPTLEEGVYAQFPGPHYETPAEIRMARVIGADLVGMSTVLEAIAAREAGAEILGISLVTNLAAGMTGEPLNHEEVLQAGRDSATRMGSLLAQVLGRI